A single region of the Nocardioides ochotonae genome encodes:
- a CDS encoding RNB domain-containing ribonuclease: MPSSRVVRVRSLHEGVAAASLRAGIERIRAELGVSPDFPPEVEAAARASAAAPMLPTLDRTDLAMLTIDPPGSRDLDQALHIARSGDGYLVHYAIADVAAFVRPGDPVDLEARRRGETLYGADAAVPLHPRVLSEDAASLLPDRVRPALLWTIEVDADGEGTDVLVERALVRSRAQLSYAEAQEQIDAGTAPESLRLLAELGPLRLAREAARGGVSLPLPDQEISVDGEHWRLSFRRQLPVEEWNAQLSLLTGFAAATLMLHAQVGLLRTLPPPAPRDVLRLHRTAHALGIAWPAELLYPDFIRTLDPARPHHAAMVVACTRLLRGSGYAAFDGELPAQAQHAGLASEYAHVTAPLRRLGDRFAGEVCVAVCAGRPVPDWVREALPTLPGLLRDSARLAGAHERAVLSLVEAGILHERVGEEFAAVVVDVDDEDPRHGEVTIEEPAIEATLRAEEDLALGAEVRVRLVSASVEERRIELALVPGTATGGARGAAVQEGDREQAGADEQAATSGGDA, translated from the coding sequence ATGCCGTCGAGTCGCGTCGTCCGGGTCCGCAGCCTCCACGAGGGAGTGGCGGCTGCGTCACTGCGCGCGGGCATCGAACGGATCCGGGCCGAGCTGGGGGTGAGCCCGGACTTCCCGCCCGAGGTCGAGGCCGCCGCCCGCGCGAGCGCCGCCGCGCCGATGCTCCCCACGCTCGACCGCACCGACCTGGCGATGCTCACCATCGACCCGCCCGGCTCCCGCGACCTCGACCAGGCCCTGCACATCGCGCGTTCCGGCGACGGTTACCTCGTGCACTACGCGATCGCCGACGTGGCCGCGTTCGTGCGCCCCGGCGACCCTGTCGACCTCGAGGCCCGGCGCCGCGGCGAGACGCTGTACGGCGCCGACGCGGCCGTGCCGCTGCACCCCCGGGTGCTCTCCGAGGACGCGGCGTCGCTGCTGCCGGACCGGGTCCGCCCGGCGCTGCTGTGGACCATCGAGGTCGACGCCGACGGGGAGGGCACGGACGTCCTGGTCGAGCGGGCGCTGGTGCGCTCGCGGGCCCAGCTGAGCTACGCCGAGGCGCAGGAGCAGATCGACGCCGGAACGGCGCCGGAGTCGCTGCGGCTGCTCGCCGAGCTCGGTCCGCTGCGCCTGGCCCGGGAGGCGGCCCGGGGCGGGGTCTCGCTGCCGTTGCCGGACCAGGAGATCTCCGTCGACGGCGAGCACTGGCGCCTGAGCTTCCGCCGCCAGCTGCCGGTCGAGGAGTGGAACGCCCAGCTCTCGCTGCTCACCGGCTTCGCCGCGGCCACGCTGATGCTGCACGCGCAGGTCGGTCTGCTGCGCACCCTGCCGCCCCCGGCGCCGCGCGACGTGCTCCGGCTGCACCGCACCGCGCACGCCCTCGGCATCGCCTGGCCCGCCGAGCTGCTCTACCCCGACTTCATCCGCACCCTCGACCCCGCCCGCCCGCACCACGCGGCGATGGTGGTGGCCTGCACGCGGCTGCTGCGCGGGAGCGGGTACGCCGCGTTCGACGGCGAGCTGCCCGCCCAGGCCCAGCACGCCGGGCTCGCCTCGGAGTACGCCCACGTGACCGCGCCGCTGCGCCGCCTCGGGGACCGGTTCGCCGGCGAGGTCTGCGTGGCGGTCTGCGCGGGCCGTCCGGTGCCGGACTGGGTGCGGGAGGCGCTGCCGACGCTGCCGGGCCTGCTGCGCGACTCGGCGCGCCTCGCGGGCGCCCACGAGCGCGCCGTGCTGTCGCTGGTGGAGGCCGGGATCCTGCACGAACGGGTCGGCGAGGAGTTCGCGGCGGTCGTGGTCGACGTCGACGACGAGGACCCGCGCCACGGGGAGGTCACCATCGAGGAGCCCGCGATCGAGGCGACGCTGCGTGCCGAGGAGGACCTCGCCCTCGGCGCGGAGGTGCGGGTGCGGCTGGTGTCGGCCTCGGTCGAGGAGCGCCGCATCGAGCTGGCACTGGTGCCGGGCACCGCCACCGGCGGCGCCCGGGGCGCCGCCGTGCAGGAAGGTGACAGGGAGCAGGCAGGCGCCGATGAGCAGGCGGCCACCTCCGGTGGCGACGCCTAG
- the yaaA gene encoding peroxide stress protein YaaA, with amino-acid sequence MLILLPPSEGKAAPRRGHPLDLATLSLPVLTEPRARLLDALVDLCAGDPDKAAEVLDLGRTQLALVSANAALPQAPTARADAVYTGVLYDAMDVATLSPAAKRRLGSRVAIASALFGLVRPSDRIPAYRLSGGTSLPGVGPVAALWREHLGPAVTEALGDGLLVDLRSSAYAAFWRAPADLAPRVATVRVLHESAGRRKVVSHFNKATKGRIVRALMESGAAPRTPEALAEALRDLSWHVEVGAPTAKGTQLDVVVSDL; translated from the coding sequence GTGCTGATCCTGCTGCCTCCCAGCGAGGGCAAGGCCGCGCCCCGGCGCGGCCACCCGCTCGACCTCGCGACGCTGTCCCTGCCGGTCCTCACCGAGCCGCGGGCCCGGCTCCTGGACGCCCTGGTCGACCTCTGCGCGGGCGACCCCGACAAGGCCGCCGAGGTGCTCGATCTCGGCCGCACCCAGCTCGCCCTGGTCAGCGCCAACGCGGCCCTCCCGCAGGCGCCCACGGCGCGCGCGGACGCCGTCTACACCGGGGTGCTGTACGACGCGATGGACGTCGCGACCCTCTCCCCCGCCGCCAAGCGTCGCCTCGGCAGCCGGGTTGCGATCGCCTCGGCGCTGTTCGGCCTGGTCCGCCCGTCCGACCGGATCCCGGCGTACCGCCTCTCCGGCGGGACCTCGCTGCCCGGGGTCGGACCGGTCGCCGCGCTCTGGCGCGAGCACCTCGGCCCGGCCGTCACCGAGGCGCTCGGCGACGGGCTGCTCGTCGACCTGCGCTCGAGCGCGTACGCCGCGTTCTGGCGAGCACCGGCCGACCTCGCGCCGCGGGTGGCCACGGTGCGGGTGCTGCACGAGTCCGCCGGCAGGCGCAAGGTGGTCAGCCACTTCAACAAGGCCACCAAGGGGCGCATCGTGCGGGCCCTGATGGAGTCCGGCGCCGCCCCGCGCACGCCCGAGGCGCTCGCCGAGGCGCTGCGCGACCTCTCCTGGCACGTCGAGGTGGGTGCCCCCACCGCGAAGGGCACCCAGCTCGACGTCGTGGTCAGCGACCTCTGA
- a CDS encoding bifunctional RNase H/acid phosphatase, whose protein sequence is MSARRVVIEADGGSRGNPGPSAYGAVLRDADTGEVIAEDGTTLGVATNNVAEYSGLIAGLRLAAAHAPDAEVEVRMDSKLVVEQMSGRWKIKHPDMVPLAAEATSLAPFGTTYTWVPRAENAYADRLANEALDGRRHGVTVHLDTSDEESLIEEIESPASAAEGERPASIQAQARGWSAGTGEPTTLVLVRHGVTAHTLEKRFSGGLASANPGLSDEGRAQVRATAEWIAPIAEQVDLVVASPVRRTRESAEIVSEVLGVPLAEEAGFAEMEFGHWDGLTFGEVAERHREELDSWLGSLDNAPRGGESFRVVEKRVLAGLERVLDEHAGRTIVVVSHVTPIKTLVAHAVGAPLDAVFRMELTPASVTVLSFYPPGAGESEPRASMRLYNAQPPGLDAFVDPARW, encoded by the coding sequence GTGAGCGCGCGCCGCGTCGTCATCGAGGCCGACGGGGGCTCGCGGGGCAACCCCGGCCCGTCGGCGTACGGCGCGGTGCTCCGCGATGCCGACACCGGCGAGGTGATCGCCGAGGACGGCACCACCCTCGGGGTGGCGACCAACAACGTCGCGGAGTACTCCGGGCTGATCGCCGGGCTGCGCCTGGCAGCCGCGCACGCGCCCGACGCCGAGGTCGAGGTCCGCATGGACTCCAAGCTCGTCGTCGAGCAGATGTCGGGGCGCTGGAAGATCAAGCACCCCGACATGGTCCCGCTCGCCGCGGAGGCCACCAGCCTCGCGCCGTTCGGCACGACGTACACCTGGGTGCCGCGCGCCGAGAACGCCTACGCCGACCGGCTCGCCAACGAGGCCCTCGACGGGCGTCGCCACGGCGTGACCGTGCACCTCGACACCAGCGACGAGGAGTCGCTGATCGAGGAGATCGAGAGCCCCGCGTCGGCGGCCGAGGGCGAGCGCCCGGCGAGCATCCAGGCCCAGGCCCGTGGCTGGTCCGCCGGCACCGGTGAGCCGACCACGCTGGTCCTGGTGCGCCACGGCGTCACCGCCCACACCCTCGAGAAGCGCTTCTCCGGCGGTCTGGCCAGCGCCAACCCCGGGCTCAGCGACGAGGGCCGCGCCCAGGTCCGCGCGACGGCGGAGTGGATCGCCCCGATCGCCGAGCAGGTCGACCTCGTCGTCGCCTCGCCGGTACGCCGCACCCGCGAGTCGGCGGAGATCGTCAGCGAGGTGCTCGGCGTCCCGCTGGCCGAGGAGGCGGGCTTCGCGGAGATGGAGTTCGGCCACTGGGACGGGCTCACCTTCGGTGAGGTCGCCGAGCGGCACCGCGAGGAGTTGGACTCCTGGCTCGGCTCCCTGGACAACGCGCCGCGCGGGGGCGAGTCGTTCCGGGTCGTGGAGAAGCGGGTCCTCGCCGGGCTGGAGCGCGTGCTCGACGAGCACGCCGGGCGCACGATCGTGGTGGTCAGCCACGTCACGCCGATCAAGACGCTGGTCGCGCACGCCGTGGGGGCGCCGCTCGACGCGGTCTTCCGCATGGAGCTGACCCCGGCGTCGGTCACCGTGCTGTCGTTCTACCCGCCGGGTGCCGGCGAGAGCGAGCCGCGCGCCTCGATGCGGCTCTACAACGCCCAGCCGCCGGGCCTCGACGCCTTCGTCGACCCGGCTCGCTGGTAG
- a CDS encoding zinc ribbon domain-containing protein: MDLPSVPPRSTRSPALKADPYAQLKLLDVQALDTRADQLRHQRARLPEIARLAELSAKHADVANLARDARIDVDDLTLEQSKVDADVEQVKTRRDRDRDRIDQGLIANPRDLERMGHELQSLERRIASLEDQELEVMERLETAQARLDELTGMLTETEAEIAELEASRDEKQREIDAKLVDVEAQRGPAVEGLPADLLALYDKLRAAKAGIGAAELRQRRCNGCQLGIDAAELASIKAKPADTVVRCEECSRILVRTSESGL, from the coding sequence GTGGACCTTCCGTCCGTCCCACCCCGAAGCACCAGGAGCCCCGCGCTGAAAGCCGACCCGTACGCCCAGCTGAAGCTTCTCGATGTCCAGGCGCTCGACACCCGCGCCGACCAGCTGCGGCACCAGCGTGCCCGCCTCCCCGAGATCGCGCGTCTCGCCGAGCTGTCCGCCAAGCACGCCGACGTCGCCAACCTCGCGCGCGACGCCCGCATCGACGTCGACGACCTGACCCTGGAGCAGTCCAAGGTCGACGCCGACGTCGAGCAGGTCAAGACCCGCCGCGACCGCGACCGCGACCGCATCGACCAGGGCCTGATCGCCAACCCGCGCGACCTCGAGCGGATGGGCCACGAGCTGCAGTCCCTCGAGCGCCGCATCGCGAGCCTGGAGGACCAGGAGCTCGAGGTCATGGAGCGCCTCGAGACCGCCCAGGCGCGCCTCGACGAGCTCACCGGCATGCTCACCGAGACCGAGGCGGAGATCGCCGAGCTCGAGGCATCCCGCGACGAGAAGCAGCGCGAGATCGACGCCAAGCTCGTCGACGTGGAGGCCCAGCGCGGTCCCGCCGTCGAGGGCCTCCCGGCCGACCTGCTGGCGCTCTACGACAAGCTGCGTGCCGCGAAGGCCGGGATCGGGGCGGCCGAGTTGCGCCAGCGCCGCTGCAACGGCTGCCAGCTCGGCATCGACGCCGCCGAGCTCGCGTCGATCAAGGCCAAGCCGGCCGACACCGTGGTGCGGTGCGAGGAGTGCTCCCGCATTCTGGTCCGCACCTCCGAGTCCGGGCTGTGA
- a CDS encoding Nif3-like dinuclear metal center hexameric protein, which yields MPSSEPTLRDLVDLLHGWYPPASAESWDAVGLVLGDPDARVSKVMFAVDPTEAVAREAAEWGADLLVVHHPLFLRAVHGVPATTPKGRALATLAKASCALLTAHTNADQAEGGVSEALAHALGVSDLRPILPAPATALDKLTAFVPVDAAQVVRAALAEAGAGRIGDYDHASFSTPGQGRFRPLAGAQPSIGAVGVPEVVAEERVEVVLERHLRPRVVAAMLRAHPYEEPAYDVVELADPQIADTGTGRIGTVARTTLGEFAEAVAAALPATAHGVRVAGDPDRPVRRVALCGGSGDFLLDTVAGTDADVYVTSDLRHHPASEFVEKGGPALVDVAHWAAEWTWLPVVEARVKAARGDTVETRVSTTCTDPWTFRPSHPEAPGAPR from the coding sequence GTGGGACGCCGTCGGGCTGGTCCTGGGCGACCCGGACGCGCGGGTCTCGAAGGTGATGTTCGCCGTCGACCCGACCGAGGCAGTGGCCCGCGAGGCCGCCGAGTGGGGCGCGGACCTGCTGGTCGTGCACCACCCGCTGTTCCTCAGGGCGGTGCACGGCGTGCCCGCCACCACCCCCAAGGGGCGGGCCCTCGCCACCCTGGCCAAGGCCTCGTGCGCGCTGCTCACCGCCCACACCAACGCCGACCAGGCCGAGGGCGGCGTCTCCGAGGCGCTCGCCCACGCGCTCGGCGTGAGCGACCTGCGCCCGATCCTCCCGGCGCCCGCGACCGCCCTCGACAAGCTCACCGCCTTCGTGCCGGTCGACGCCGCCCAGGTCGTGCGCGCCGCGCTGGCCGAGGCGGGCGCCGGCCGGATCGGGGACTACGACCACGCGTCGTTCTCCACCCCGGGCCAGGGCCGCTTCCGTCCGCTGGCGGGCGCGCAGCCGAGCATCGGCGCGGTGGGCGTGCCCGAGGTGGTCGCCGAGGAGCGCGTGGAGGTCGTCCTCGAGCGGCACCTGCGTCCCCGGGTGGTGGCCGCGATGCTGCGCGCACACCCCTACGAGGAGCCGGCGTACGACGTCGTCGAGCTCGCCGACCCGCAGATCGCCGACACCGGCACCGGGCGCATCGGCACCGTCGCGCGCACCACGCTGGGGGAGTTCGCCGAGGCGGTCGCCGCCGCCCTGCCCGCGACCGCCCACGGGGTCCGGGTGGCCGGCGACCCCGACCGGCCGGTACGACGCGTGGCACTGTGCGGCGGATCGGGCGACTTCCTGCTCGACACCGTCGCCGGGACCGACGCGGACGTCTACGTCACGAGTGACCTGCGGCACCATCCGGCGTCCGAGTTCGTGGAGAAGGGCGGCCCTGCCCTCGTGGACGTGGCGCACTGGGCGGCGGAGTGGACCTGGCTGCCGGTCGTGGAGGCGCGCGTGAAGGCGGCGCGGGGCGATACGGTGGAGACCCGGGTCAGCACGACGTGCACCGATCCGTGGACCTTCCGTCCGTCCCACCCCGAAGCACCAGGAGCCCCGCGCTGA